The following proteins are co-located in the Hypomesus transpacificus isolate Combined female chromosome 23, fHypTra1, whole genome shotgun sequence genome:
- the xk gene encoding membrane transport protein XK, whose translation MRLPSSIFVSVSLFTAETTAALYLSSTYRSHGDQIWQGLTLLFTLVPSVLVQLTLTFIHRDLSRDRPLVLLLHILQLGPIVRCLEAFCIYGSVGRMEEPYVSITRKRKVPRGGQSEEVERQVGQAEGKLFTHRAAFARTSVIQAFLGSAPQLTLQLYICVLQREVSVGRGTLMVISLLSIVYGALRCNILAIKIKYDDYEVDVSPGAYLCIFLWRSFEIATRVTVLVLFSSVLQLWVLPVVLVNFLLFFLYPWVLFWQSHSPFPENIEKTLTRVGTTIVLCLLTFLYAGINMFCWSAVQLKLNDPDLINKSQNWYRMAVYYMLRFAENASLLLLWYVNKTDFYEFVCAPLLVLQLLLAYAMAIFFMLMFYQFCHPCRNLFSSNMTQGLWDCSALLCLICQSNPERIEARAMEKAALEPPGPDPTNHKEAASETHMTYDEPNDTTMYDTMDETVAYDILDDLDRVKKEMNGDLSGHCSA comes from the exons ATGCGACTCCCCAGTTCGATATTTGTGTCGGTGTCTCTGTTCACAGCCGAAACAACGGCCGCCCTCTATCTGAGCTCGACGTACCGCTCCCACGGTGACCAGATTTGGCAGGGGCTCACGCTCCTGTTTACGCTTGTGCCGTCGGTGCTCGTGCAGCTGACCCTCACTTTTATTCACCGGGACCTCAGCAGAGATCGACCGCTTGTGCTTCTGCTGCATATTCTACAACTCGGACCCATTGTGAG GTGTCTGGAGGCCTTCTGCATCTACGGAAGCGTGGGCCGCATGGAGGAGCCCTATGTCAGCAtcaccaggaagaggaaggtgCCCCGGGGGGGGCAGTCGGAGGAGGTGGAGCGGCAGGTGGGACAGGCGGAGGGGAAGCTGTTCACGCACCGAGCAGCCTTCGCCAGGACCTCGGTCATCCAGGCCTTCCTGGGCTCGGCGCCCCAGCTCACCCTGCAGCTGTACATCTGCGTCCTGCAGCGGGAGGTGTCCGTCGGCAGAG gcaCCTTGATGGTGATCTCCCTGCTGTCGATCGTTTACGGCGCGCTGCGCTGCAACATCCTGGCCATCAAGATCAAGTACGACGACTACGAGGTGGACGTCAGCCCCGGTGCCTACCTCTGCATCTTCCTGTGGCGGAGCTTTGAGATCGCCACCCGTGTCACCGTCCTGGTCCTGTTCAGCTCCGTCCTGCAGCTCTGGGTCCTCCCCGTCGTCCTCGTCAACTTCCTGCTTTTCTTCCTCTACCCCTGGGTGCTGTTCTGGCAGAGCCACTCGCCCTTCCCGGAGAACATTGAGAAGACGCTGACGCGGGTGGGGACCACCATCGTCCTCTGCCTGCTCACGTTCCTCTACGCCGGGATCAACATGTTCTGCTGGTCGGCCGTGCAGCTGAAGCTCAACGACCCGGATCTGATCAACAAGTCCCAGAACTGGTACCGCATGGCCGTTTACTACATGTTGCGCTTCGCCGAGAACGCCTcgcttctcctcctctggtaCGTCAACAAGACGGACTTCTACGAGTTTGTGTGCGCTCCACTCTtggtgctgcagctgctgctggccTACGCCATGGCCATCTTCTTCATGCTGATGTTTTACCAGTTCTGCCACCCGTGTAGGAATCTCTTCTCCTCCAACATGACCCAGGGACTCTGGGACTGCTCCGCCCTGCTCTGCCTCATCTGCCAATCAAACCCAGAGAGGATAGAAGCCAGGGCGATGGAGAAGGCTGCTCTGGAACCACCAGGTCCTGATCCCACCAACCACAAAGAGGCAGCCAGTGAGACACACATGACATATGATGAGCCCAATGACACAACAATGTATGACACGATGGACGAGACGGTGGCCTATGATATACTCGATGACTTGGACCGGGTGAAGAAGGAGATGAATGGTGATCTTTCTGGCCATTGTTCAGCCTGA
- the sytl5 gene encoding synaptotagmin-like protein 5 isoform X3 — translation MAGEELNLSFLLEDERQVILNVLQKDDKLRKREEKRVRKLKNELVEIKRKGSRRPQEVGERQCSRCLKSLGLIFDRGDLCQECQQRVCNTCRVSSPTGRQWKCSVCAKISELKVVTGEWFMEERSRRFDQGTVLSSDVVKKTIMNSPAASPAKTDSLKSECSDTPKSHIATKGSTTDGTKKKGLRLGKRGSRPSMKPETGAESRSVCSSPDTDTHSVGSARSAPRSAPRSAPRSHRGSAVALEPSGLPTVPNNLRPSSQTLGRDRSPTPSSSSRRVRPDGAESVASFHSSDSVSDKMSAGHRRTESDTPTIAVSRASVSSDRSRSEVDLSLPAPEVLNDDAFSLRSRSVPGLNDTEYSDEERDEDIDALMSAHSKVTSRRLSNAMSMSSLNSMMSMYSETGDYGNARVSGEMLLNISYSYRTGALNVTVKECRNLATGDDRKQRTDAYVKAYLLPDKSRQSKRKTSIKTNTTSPVFNENLKYVISHSQLETRTLQLSVWHHDRFGHNRFLGEVELSFDSWEFDTQLEEWYALQPKLDSAMDSLLQYKGELTVVLKYIPAEKNLTLPLDQVQVKKGFLKGKKTSIQLPKGGMVELLIKEAKNLTAVKSGGTSDPFVKGYLLPDNSKSTKHKTAVERRTVNPQWNHTFTYCGLQPGDLNNVCLELTVWDKEALASNVFLGGVRLGAGTGHSYGNEVEWMDSYGEEQRLWQQMIDNPEVPHECTLMLRPSMCKYQT, via the exons ATGGCGGGGGAAGAGCTGAATCTGTCCTTCCTATTGGAGGATGAGCGTCAGGTGATCCTGAACGTACTGCAGAAGGATGACAagttgaggaagagagaagagaagagggttAG GAAGCTGAAGAACGAGCTGGTGGAGATCAAGCGGAAGGGCTCGCGGCGCCCCCAGGAGGTCGGGGAGCGTCAGTGCTCCCGCTGCCTGAAGAGCCTGGGTCTGATCTTCGACCGGGGGGACCTGTGCCAGGAGTGCCAGCAGCGCGTCTGCAACACCTGCCGGGTCTCCTCGCCCACGGGGCGCCAGTGGAAGTGCTCCGTCTGCGCCAAGATCTC GGAGCTGAAGGTGGTGACGGGGGAGTGGTTTATGGAGGAGCGCTCCCGGAGGTTCGACCAGGGGACTGTGCTCAGCAGCGACGTGGTCAAGAAGACCATCATGAACAGCCCTGCAG cctccccagcaaAGACAGATTCTCTCAAATCAGAGTGCTCGGACACGCCCAAGTCACACATCGCCACCAAGGGAAGCACGACGGACGGGACCAAGAAGAAAGG gctgaGGCTGGGTAAGAGAGGCAGTCGGCCCAGCATGAAGCCAGAGACcggagcagagagcaggagtgtgtgttcatctccggacacagacacacacagcgtagGCAGCGCGCGCTCCGCCCCTCGCTCCGCCCCGCGCTCCGCCCCGCGCTCACACAG GGGCAGTGCTGTGGCCCTGGAGCCCTCGGGGCTGCCCACCGTGCCCAACAACCTACGTCCCTCCTCTCAGACGCTGGGCAGAGACCGCTCCCCTacacccagcagcagcagcaggagggtcagg cctgATGGAGCAGAAAGTGTGGCCAGTTTCCACTCCAGTGACAGTGTCTCTGACAAGATGTCCGCAGGCCACCGGCGGACTGAGTCTGACACCCCGACCATCGCCGTATCCAGGGCGTCTGTCTCTTCAG ATCGTAGCCGCTCTGAGGTGGACCTGTCACTCCCTGCTCCTGAAGTGTTGAATGATGACGCCTTCAGTCTCAGAAGTCGCTCTGTCCCCGGGCTCAACGACACG GAGTATTCTGACGAGGAACGGGACGAGGACATTGATGCTCTGATGTCAGCACACAGCAAGGTCACCAGCCGACGCCTCAGCAACGCCATGTCTATG AGCAGTCTCAACAGTATGATGAGCATGTACAGTGAGACTGGTGACTATGGCAACGCGCGGGTGAGTGGTGAGATGCTGTTGAACATCAGCTACAGCTACAGGACGGGGGCTCTCAACGTGACCGTGAAGGAGTGTCGCAACCTCGCCACGGGGGACGACAGGAAGCAACGCACAGACGC CTATGTCAAGGCTTACCTCCTCCCAGACAAATCTCGACAGAGCAAGAGGAAGACCAGCATCAAGACCAACACCACCAGCCCGGTCTTCAACGAGAACCTGAAG TACGTGATCAGCCACTCCCAGCTGGAGACCAGGACACTGCAGCTGTCTGTGTGGCACCACGACCGCTTTGGCCACAACCGCTTCCTGGGGGAGGTGGAGCTCAGCTTCGACTCCTGGGAGTTCGACACCCAGCTGGAGGAGTGGTACGCCCTGCAGCCTAag CTGGACAGTGCCATGGACTCCTTGCTGCAGTACAAAGGAGAGCTGACCGTGGTCCTGAAGTACATCCCTGCAGAAAAGAACCTCACACTCCCCCTGGACCAGGTCCAAG TGAAGAAGGGATTTCTCAAAGGGAAGAAGACCAGCATCCAGCTGCCTAAAGGAGGGATGGTGGAGCTGCTGATCAAGGAGGCCAAGAACCTGACGGCCGTCAAGTCTGGAGGCACCTCCGACCCCTTTGTCAAAGG GTACCTGCTGCCTGACAACAGTAAGTCCACCAAGCACAAGACAGCAGTGGAGCGTCGAACCGTCAACCCCCAGTGGAACCACACGTTCACCTACTGTGGCCTGCAGCCAGGGGATCTGAACAACGTGTGTCTGGAGCTCACCGTGTGGGATAAGGAGGCCCTGGCCAGCAACGTGTTCCTGGGGGGAGTCAGACTGGGCGCAGGGacag GCCACAGCTATGGGAACGAGGTGGAGTGGATGGACTCTTACGGGGAGGAGCAGCGTCTATGGCAACAGATGATTGACAACCCCGAGGTTCCACACGAGTGTACCCTGATGCTAAGGCCCAGCATGTGCAAGTACCAGACATGA
- the sytl5 gene encoding synaptotagmin-like protein 5 isoform X2, translating into MAGEELNLSFLLEDERQVILNVLQKDDKLRKREEKRVRKLKNELVEIKRKGSRRPQEVGERQCSRCLKSLGLIFDRGDLCQECQQRVCNTCRVSSPTGRQWKCSVCAKISELKVVTGEWFMEERSRRFDQGTVLSSDVVKKTIMNSPAASPAKTDSLKSECSDTPKSHIATKGSTTDGTKKKGLRLGKRGSRPSMKPETGAESRSVCSSPDTDTHSVGSARSAPRSAPRSAPRSHRGSAVALEPSGLPTVPNNLRPSSQTLGRDRSPTPSSSSRRPDGAESVASFHSSDSVSDKMSAGHRRTESDTPTIAVSRASVSSDRSRSEVDLSLPAPEVLNDDAFSLRSRSVPGLNDTEYSDEERDEDIDALMSAHSKVTSRRLSNAMSMSSTPGSERRWGYLGVPDSDAETSSLNSMMSMYSETGDYGNARVSGEMLLNISYSYRTGALNVTVKECRNLATGDDRKQRTDAYVKAYLLPDKSRQSKRKTSIKTNTTSPVFNENLKYVISHSQLETRTLQLSVWHHDRFGHNRFLGEVELSFDSWEFDTQLEEWYALQPKLDSAMDSLLQYKGELTVVLKYIPAEKNLTLPLDQVQVKKGFLKGKKTSIQLPKGGMVELLIKEAKNLTAVKSGGTSDPFVKGYLLPDNSKSTKHKTAVERRTVNPQWNHTFTYCGLQPGDLNNVCLELTVWDKEALASNVFLGGVRLGAGTGHSYGNEVEWMDSYGEEQRLWQQMIDNPEVPHECTLMLRPSMCKYQT; encoded by the exons ATGGCGGGGGAAGAGCTGAATCTGTCCTTCCTATTGGAGGATGAGCGTCAGGTGATCCTGAACGTACTGCAGAAGGATGACAagttgaggaagagagaagagaagagggttAG GAAGCTGAAGAACGAGCTGGTGGAGATCAAGCGGAAGGGCTCGCGGCGCCCCCAGGAGGTCGGGGAGCGTCAGTGCTCCCGCTGCCTGAAGAGCCTGGGTCTGATCTTCGACCGGGGGGACCTGTGCCAGGAGTGCCAGCAGCGCGTCTGCAACACCTGCCGGGTCTCCTCGCCCACGGGGCGCCAGTGGAAGTGCTCCGTCTGCGCCAAGATCTC GGAGCTGAAGGTGGTGACGGGGGAGTGGTTTATGGAGGAGCGCTCCCGGAGGTTCGACCAGGGGACTGTGCTCAGCAGCGACGTGGTCAAGAAGACCATCATGAACAGCCCTGCAG cctccccagcaaAGACAGATTCTCTCAAATCAGAGTGCTCGGACACGCCCAAGTCACACATCGCCACCAAGGGAAGCACGACGGACGGGACCAAGAAGAAAGG gctgaGGCTGGGTAAGAGAGGCAGTCGGCCCAGCATGAAGCCAGAGACcggagcagagagcaggagtgtgtgttcatctccggacacagacacacacagcgtagGCAGCGCGCGCTCCGCCCCTCGCTCCGCCCCGCGCTCCGCCCCGCGCTCACACAG GGGCAGTGCTGTGGCCCTGGAGCCCTCGGGGCTGCCCACCGTGCCCAACAACCTACGTCCCTCCTCTCAGACGCTGGGCAGAGACCGCTCCCCTacacccagcagcagcagcaggagg cctgATGGAGCAGAAAGTGTGGCCAGTTTCCACTCCAGTGACAGTGTCTCTGACAAGATGTCCGCAGGCCACCGGCGGACTGAGTCTGACACCCCGACCATCGCCGTATCCAGGGCGTCTGTCTCTTCAG ATCGTAGCCGCTCTGAGGTGGACCTGTCACTCCCTGCTCCTGAAGTGTTGAATGATGACGCCTTCAGTCTCAGAAGTCGCTCTGTCCCCGGGCTCAACGACACG GAGTATTCTGACGAGGAACGGGACGAGGACATTGATGCTCTGATGTCAGCACACAGCAAGGTCACCAGCCGACGCCTCAGCAACGCCATGTCTATG TCCTCCACTCCTGGCTCAGAAAGGAGGTGGGGCTACCTCGGTGTGCCCGACTCAGACGCAGAGACT AGCAGTCTCAACAGTATGATGAGCATGTACAGTGAGACTGGTGACTATGGCAACGCGCGGGTGAGTGGTGAGATGCTGTTGAACATCAGCTACAGCTACAGGACGGGGGCTCTCAACGTGACCGTGAAGGAGTGTCGCAACCTCGCCACGGGGGACGACAGGAAGCAACGCACAGACGC CTATGTCAAGGCTTACCTCCTCCCAGACAAATCTCGACAGAGCAAGAGGAAGACCAGCATCAAGACCAACACCACCAGCCCGGTCTTCAACGAGAACCTGAAG TACGTGATCAGCCACTCCCAGCTGGAGACCAGGACACTGCAGCTGTCTGTGTGGCACCACGACCGCTTTGGCCACAACCGCTTCCTGGGGGAGGTGGAGCTCAGCTTCGACTCCTGGGAGTTCGACACCCAGCTGGAGGAGTGGTACGCCCTGCAGCCTAag CTGGACAGTGCCATGGACTCCTTGCTGCAGTACAAAGGAGAGCTGACCGTGGTCCTGAAGTACATCCCTGCAGAAAAGAACCTCACACTCCCCCTGGACCAGGTCCAAG TGAAGAAGGGATTTCTCAAAGGGAAGAAGACCAGCATCCAGCTGCCTAAAGGAGGGATGGTGGAGCTGCTGATCAAGGAGGCCAAGAACCTGACGGCCGTCAAGTCTGGAGGCACCTCCGACCCCTTTGTCAAAGG GTACCTGCTGCCTGACAACAGTAAGTCCACCAAGCACAAGACAGCAGTGGAGCGTCGAACCGTCAACCCCCAGTGGAACCACACGTTCACCTACTGTGGCCTGCAGCCAGGGGATCTGAACAACGTGTGTCTGGAGCTCACCGTGTGGGATAAGGAGGCCCTGGCCAGCAACGTGTTCCTGGGGGGAGTCAGACTGGGCGCAGGGacag GCCACAGCTATGGGAACGAGGTGGAGTGGATGGACTCTTACGGGGAGGAGCAGCGTCTATGGCAACAGATGATTGACAACCCCGAGGTTCCACACGAGTGTACCCTGATGCTAAGGCCCAGCATGTGCAAGTACCAGACATGA
- the sytl5 gene encoding synaptotagmin-like protein 5 isoform X1, whose translation MAGEELNLSFLLEDERQVILNVLQKDDKLRKREEKRVRKLKNELVEIKRKGSRRPQEVGERQCSRCLKSLGLIFDRGDLCQECQQRVCNTCRVSSPTGRQWKCSVCAKISELKVVTGEWFMEERSRRFDQGTVLSSDVVKKTIMNSPAASPAKTDSLKSECSDTPKSHIATKGSTTDGTKKKGLRLGKRGSRPSMKPETGAESRSVCSSPDTDTHSVGSARSAPRSAPRSAPRSHRGSAVALEPSGLPTVPNNLRPSSQTLGRDRSPTPSSSSRRVRPDGAESVASFHSSDSVSDKMSAGHRRTESDTPTIAVSRASVSSDRSRSEVDLSLPAPEVLNDDAFSLRSRSVPGLNDTEYSDEERDEDIDALMSAHSKVTSRRLSNAMSMSSTPGSERRWGYLGVPDSDAETSSLNSMMSMYSETGDYGNARVSGEMLLNISYSYRTGALNVTVKECRNLATGDDRKQRTDAYVKAYLLPDKSRQSKRKTSIKTNTTSPVFNENLKYVISHSQLETRTLQLSVWHHDRFGHNRFLGEVELSFDSWEFDTQLEEWYALQPKLDSAMDSLLQYKGELTVVLKYIPAEKNLTLPLDQVQVKKGFLKGKKTSIQLPKGGMVELLIKEAKNLTAVKSGGTSDPFVKGYLLPDNSKSTKHKTAVERRTVNPQWNHTFTYCGLQPGDLNNVCLELTVWDKEALASNVFLGGVRLGAGTGHSYGNEVEWMDSYGEEQRLWQQMIDNPEVPHECTLMLRPSMCKYQT comes from the exons ATGGCGGGGGAAGAGCTGAATCTGTCCTTCCTATTGGAGGATGAGCGTCAGGTGATCCTGAACGTACTGCAGAAGGATGACAagttgaggaagagagaagagaagagggttAG GAAGCTGAAGAACGAGCTGGTGGAGATCAAGCGGAAGGGCTCGCGGCGCCCCCAGGAGGTCGGGGAGCGTCAGTGCTCCCGCTGCCTGAAGAGCCTGGGTCTGATCTTCGACCGGGGGGACCTGTGCCAGGAGTGCCAGCAGCGCGTCTGCAACACCTGCCGGGTCTCCTCGCCCACGGGGCGCCAGTGGAAGTGCTCCGTCTGCGCCAAGATCTC GGAGCTGAAGGTGGTGACGGGGGAGTGGTTTATGGAGGAGCGCTCCCGGAGGTTCGACCAGGGGACTGTGCTCAGCAGCGACGTGGTCAAGAAGACCATCATGAACAGCCCTGCAG cctccccagcaaAGACAGATTCTCTCAAATCAGAGTGCTCGGACACGCCCAAGTCACACATCGCCACCAAGGGAAGCACGACGGACGGGACCAAGAAGAAAGG gctgaGGCTGGGTAAGAGAGGCAGTCGGCCCAGCATGAAGCCAGAGACcggagcagagagcaggagtgtgtgttcatctccggacacagacacacacagcgtagGCAGCGCGCGCTCCGCCCCTCGCTCCGCCCCGCGCTCCGCCCCGCGCTCACACAG GGGCAGTGCTGTGGCCCTGGAGCCCTCGGGGCTGCCCACCGTGCCCAACAACCTACGTCCCTCCTCTCAGACGCTGGGCAGAGACCGCTCCCCTacacccagcagcagcagcaggagggtcagg cctgATGGAGCAGAAAGTGTGGCCAGTTTCCACTCCAGTGACAGTGTCTCTGACAAGATGTCCGCAGGCCACCGGCGGACTGAGTCTGACACCCCGACCATCGCCGTATCCAGGGCGTCTGTCTCTTCAG ATCGTAGCCGCTCTGAGGTGGACCTGTCACTCCCTGCTCCTGAAGTGTTGAATGATGACGCCTTCAGTCTCAGAAGTCGCTCTGTCCCCGGGCTCAACGACACG GAGTATTCTGACGAGGAACGGGACGAGGACATTGATGCTCTGATGTCAGCACACAGCAAGGTCACCAGCCGACGCCTCAGCAACGCCATGTCTATG TCCTCCACTCCTGGCTCAGAAAGGAGGTGGGGCTACCTCGGTGTGCCCGACTCAGACGCAGAGACT AGCAGTCTCAACAGTATGATGAGCATGTACAGTGAGACTGGTGACTATGGCAACGCGCGGGTGAGTGGTGAGATGCTGTTGAACATCAGCTACAGCTACAGGACGGGGGCTCTCAACGTGACCGTGAAGGAGTGTCGCAACCTCGCCACGGGGGACGACAGGAAGCAACGCACAGACGC CTATGTCAAGGCTTACCTCCTCCCAGACAAATCTCGACAGAGCAAGAGGAAGACCAGCATCAAGACCAACACCACCAGCCCGGTCTTCAACGAGAACCTGAAG TACGTGATCAGCCACTCCCAGCTGGAGACCAGGACACTGCAGCTGTCTGTGTGGCACCACGACCGCTTTGGCCACAACCGCTTCCTGGGGGAGGTGGAGCTCAGCTTCGACTCCTGGGAGTTCGACACCCAGCTGGAGGAGTGGTACGCCCTGCAGCCTAag CTGGACAGTGCCATGGACTCCTTGCTGCAGTACAAAGGAGAGCTGACCGTGGTCCTGAAGTACATCCCTGCAGAAAAGAACCTCACACTCCCCCTGGACCAGGTCCAAG TGAAGAAGGGATTTCTCAAAGGGAAGAAGACCAGCATCCAGCTGCCTAAAGGAGGGATGGTGGAGCTGCTGATCAAGGAGGCCAAGAACCTGACGGCCGTCAAGTCTGGAGGCACCTCCGACCCCTTTGTCAAAGG GTACCTGCTGCCTGACAACAGTAAGTCCACCAAGCACAAGACAGCAGTGGAGCGTCGAACCGTCAACCCCCAGTGGAACCACACGTTCACCTACTGTGGCCTGCAGCCAGGGGATCTGAACAACGTGTGTCTGGAGCTCACCGTGTGGGATAAGGAGGCCCTGGCCAGCAACGTGTTCCTGGGGGGAGTCAGACTGGGCGCAGGGacag GCCACAGCTATGGGAACGAGGTGGAGTGGATGGACTCTTACGGGGAGGAGCAGCGTCTATGGCAACAGATGATTGACAACCCCGAGGTTCCACACGAGTGTACCCTGATGCTAAGGCCCAGCATGTGCAAGTACCAGACATGA
- the dynlt3 gene encoding dynein light chain Tctex-type 3: MEEYSGDEVSFNSDEASVSVKECIENIIGGVDYNQNKVNQWTASIVEHSLTQLVKQGRPFKFIVNCAIMQKSGAGLHTANSCYWDTATDGSCTVRWENRTMYCVVSVFAVAVTL, encoded by the exons ATGGAGGAGTATTCTGGAGACGAG GTGTCTTTCAATTCTGATGAGGCCAGTGTGTCAGTTAAGGAG TGTATTGAAAACATAATTGGCGGAGTAGACTATAACCAGAACAAGGTAAACCAGTGGACCGCCAGCATCGTGGAGCACTCTTTGACACAGCTGGTCAAACAAGGAAGACCGTTTAAGTTCATAG TAAACTGTGCCATCATGCAGAAGAGTGGAGCAGGCCTTCACACAGCCAATTCATGCTATTGGGACACTGCCACTGATG GAAGCTGCACGGTCAGGTGGGAGAATCGCACCATGTACTGCGTTGTGAGCGTGTTTGCGGTTGCCGTGACGTTGTAA
- the LOC124485855 gene encoding lanC-like protein 3, whose amino-acid sequence MENARCFSNRFADYQGALLAGQGIEKVVPAVIATIDKILVLSKVDLNACDGGLYDGPAGVAYMLYHVSECPLFSKQRENYLKTAKQIVDVSVRYVDVEPDQNMSAAFLLGGAGIYAVAAMVYKALGLSDFVKPLTKFCNLWKVCAPISFIECGSDELFVGRAGYLCAAVVLKQKLAIEILSMDQVKAICQAIIESGKQYARKRRKPFPLMFTYYGTEYLGAAHGLSSVLQMLLSYQEVLSGVERNLVWHSVNFLMNQEQNCNWPAELGAMIKKENELVHWCHGAPGMAYLFAKAYLINNKPQYLDTCIRCGELVWEKGLLKKGPGICHGVAGSAYVFLLLYRLTGNRKYIYRAQRFAEFLFTDEFKAGSSSVTSFYSLFEGLSGTVCFLVDILQPDQAEFPLFSIFV is encoded by the exons aatattagtgctgtca AAGGTTGATTTAAATGCTTGTGATGGAGGGCTGTACGATGGTCCTGCGGGAGTGGCGTACATGCTCTACCACGTTTCCGAATGCCCTCTGTTCTCAAAGCAAAGAGAGAATTATCTCAAGACAGCCAAGCAGATCGTTGACGTATCTGTGAGGTACGTGGATGTGGAGCCAGACCAAAATATGAGTGCCGCCTTTCTCCTCGGCGGGGCAGGTATCTATGCTGTGGCCGCGATGGTCTACAAAGCCTTGGGGTTGTCAGACTTTGTCAAGCCGCTGACAAAATTTTGTAATCTGTGGAAGGTGTGCGCGCCCATCAGCTTCATTGAGTGTGGCTCAGATGAGCTTTTCGTTGGCCGCGCGGGGTACCTTTGCGCTGCCGTAGTGCTCAAACAGAAGTTGGCGATAGAG ATTCTTAGCATGGATCAAGTCAAGGCCATATGCCAAGCCATCATTGAATCTGGCAAACAGTATGCCAGAAAGAGAAGAAAGCCCTTTCCTCTTATGTTCACCTACTATGGCACCGAATACCTCG GTGCAGCCCACGGGCTGTCATCGGTGCTTCAGATGCTGCTGTCCTACCAGGAGGTGCTTAGCGGAGTCGAAAGAAACCTGGTGTGGCACAGTGTGAACTTCCTCATGAACCAGGAGCAGAACTGTAACTGGCCGGCCGAGCTGGGTGCTATGATAAAGAAGGAGAACGAACTGGTGCACTGGTGCCATGGGgctcctg gtaTGGCATACCTGTTTGCCAAGGCCTACCTGATCAACAACAAGCCCCAGTATCTGGACACGTGCATCCGCTGTGGAGAGCTGGTCTGGGAGAAGGGGCTGCTGAAGAAGGGGCCTGGCATCTGCCACGGAGTGGCCGGCAGTGCCtacgtcttcctcctcctctatcgcctcacaggaaacaggaagtacatctaTCGAGCACAAAG gtttGCAGAGTTCTTGTTCACGGATGAGTTCAAGGCAGGTTCCAGCTCGGTTACCAGTTTTTACAGTCTCTTCGAGGGCCTCTCAGGCACTGTCTGCTTCCTGGTAGATATCCTCCAGCCTGACCAGGCAGAGTTCCCACTTTTTAGTATCTTTGTGTGA